From a region of the Halanaerobium hydrogeniformans genome:
- a CDS encoding PTS sugar transporter subunit IIA: MAKIKKINLEDMISEKLIIFSNKANKKEDILLEMSELLSKNGYVKNSFYDGIKNREESFPTGLITPSGNVAIPHTDSEHVKKPAIAVAVLKSPVNFYRMDDASEKIEVDIIFMLAIKEKENQVGVISNLISAFKGSNLLGDLKKSNSKEEAFKYMKNNLE, translated from the coding sequence ATGGCAAAAATTAAGAAAATAAATTTAGAAGATATGATAAGTGAAAAACTAATTATTTTTTCAAATAAAGCAAATAAAAAAGAAGATATTTTATTAGAAATGAGTGAACTATTATCTAAAAATGGATATGTTAAAAACAGCTTTTATGATGGAATTAAGAACAGAGAGGAAAGTTTCCCCACAGGATTAATAACACCTAGTGGAAATGTAGCGATTCCACATACAGATAGTGAACATGTAAAAAAACCTGCTATTGCTGTAGCAGTACTTAAAAGCCCAGTTAATTTTTATAGAATGGATGATGCTTCAGAAAAAATTGAAGTAGATATAATTTTTATGCTGGCAATTAAAGAAAAGGAAAACCAGGTTGGTGTTATTAGCAATTTAATTTCTGCCTTTAAAGGCTCGAATTTATTGGGTGATTTAAAGAAATCAAACTCAAAAGAAGAAGCATTTAAGTATATGAAAAATAACCTTGAATAA
- a CDS encoding PTS lactose/cellobiose transporter subunit IIA, with protein MDYEQLVFTIISNAGDGKSFIFEALSHARNGEFNLAEEKLEAANDSLNKAHDKQTNLLTQEAKGDKTEIGLLMIHAQDHLMNALLAKDLVEEMIETQKQLHELRNQRRQKEIG; from the coding sequence ATGGATTACGAACAGTTAGTATTTACGATCATATCAAATGCAGGTGATGGCAAGAGTTTTATTTTTGAAGCATTAAGTCATGCCAGAAATGGAGAATTTAACTTAGCTGAAGAAAAGCTAGAAGCAGCTAATGATAGCTTAAATAAAGCCCATGATAAACAAACAAATCTACTGACACAAGAAGCAAAGGGAGATAAAACTGAAATTGGATTATTAATGATCCATGCTCAGGATCATTTAATGAATGCTCTTCTGGCAAAAGATCTAGTAGAAGAAATGATAGAAACACAAAAGCAATTGCATGAGTTAAGAAATCAAAGGAGGCAAAAAGAAATTGGTTGA
- a CDS encoding PTS sugar transporter subunit IIC gives MSNKFYSFLEDKFLPLAGKVGEQRHLQAIRDGLIAILPMLIIGSVALIVAFPPIPALQELVDPYVGRILMIESATFGLMALFAAFAISYALSKKYDMDPLESAVLGVAAFILLVPASENGNIISSWMGSDGLFIAIIVALYSVEVQRFVVKKDLVIKMPKTVPPNVTRSFTALIPGFIILFSLWVFNQLAVTFTATTIPELINTVITAPLLRIGGTFPGVVFLVLAISIFWFVGIHGSALVMGTAGPVLLTLLDQNTSALAAGRDVLPNIVNTPFIDIFINMGGSGSTFVLALLLLFAAKSKRFKAIGKTAIGPGLFNINEPIIFGMPIVMSPVMLIPFILAPLSAATITYIAMALELVARPYTLIPWTTPPLVSGFLATGDWRAVILQLITMSVAGLIYYPFMKILDNKNLKEEKALAEEAEAA, from the coding sequence ATGAGTAATAAGTTTTATAGTTTTTTAGAAGATAAGTTTTTACCATTAGCTGGAAAAGTAGGAGAACAGAGACACTTGCAGGCAATTCGTGATGGCTTGATTGCAATCTTACCAATGCTTATTATAGGTTCTGTAGCTTTAATCGTTGCTTTCCCACCTATACCTGCCTTACAGGAATTAGTGGACCCTTATGTAGGTAGGATATTGATGATCGAGAGCGCAACATTTGGTTTAATGGCACTTTTTGCTGCTTTCGCTATTTCTTATGCATTGAGCAAGAAATATGATATGGATCCACTTGAATCAGCAGTTTTGGGGGTTGCAGCATTTATTCTGTTAGTTCCAGCAAGTGAGAATGGAAATATTATTTCTTCCTGGATGGGTTCAGATGGATTATTTATAGCTATTATAGTTGCACTTTATTCTGTTGAAGTTCAGAGATTTGTAGTCAAAAAAGATCTTGTTATTAAAATGCCAAAAACCGTACCACCAAATGTTACAAGATCATTTACTGCTTTGATTCCGGGTTTTATTATATTATTCTCTCTCTGGGTATTTAATCAGCTTGCTGTAACATTTACCGCTACTACAATTCCAGAGTTAATAAACACCGTTATTACAGCACCTCTTTTAAGAATAGGTGGAACCTTTCCCGGAGTTGTATTTTTGGTCTTAGCTATTAGTATTTTCTGGTTTGTTGGTATTCATGGCTCAGCCCTTGTAATGGGTACTGCTGGACCTGTACTTTTAACATTATTAGATCAGAACACAAGCGCTCTAGCTGCTGGAAGGGATGTATTGCCCAATATAGTTAATACACCCTTTATAGATATATTTATCAATATGGGAGGTTCAGGCTCTACCTTTGTGTTAGCTTTATTATTGCTATTTGCTGCTAAGTCTAAAAGATTTAAAGCGATTGGTAAAACAGCGATTGGGCCCGGGTTGTTTAATATAAATGAACCGATCATTTTTGGAATGCCGATAGTCATGAGCCCGGTTATGCTAATACCATTTATTCTGGCTCCACTTTCTGCAGCCACCATAACCTATATCGCAATGGCTTTAGAACTTGTAGCAAGACCATATACTTTAATTCCCTGGACAACACCACCTTTAGTAAGTGGGTTTTTAGCTACTGGTGATTGGAGAGCAGTAATTTTACAGTTGATAACAATGTCAGTTGCAGGTTTAATTTATTACCCATTCATGAAAATACTGGATAATAAAAATTTAAAAGAGGAAAAAGCTTTAGCAGAAGAAGCTGAGGCAGCTTAA
- a CDS encoding BglG family transcription antiterminator, whose product MLIALLESDKAFTTAELAEKLSVSARTIRSDLKKLQDWIKEKENIVLSIKPGVGVSLEISEEKRKKLKQKYSTYMDYRDPYSPEKRRQLILKWLLQSDVDYTIQKLADKLYLSRTTVYKDLDKVEEWLNKYNLKLQRKRRYGLKIKGEEKNWRKAVADLLTLLKGSEELKHILGEDDEISEIENESRIDINTYQDLKLLFSEIDFKKIEDILIEAEKEADFLFTDETLIGLIVHLAISLERLQQDKDIEMGEKQLNKLKKKEEFKIAKFIAKKLEDKFSISIPEAEIAYISLHILGAKYQQNIKQARLEDIVEESNSSIVKMSKEIIDTAGKVLEVDLSRDREVLIGLILHFRAVLNRLQYGLSLRNPILEEIKDNYPDVFAAAWSSSIIYEKHFNIQVSEEEIGYIALHLGAALERLNKSRKVLVVCGSGGGTAQLLAERLKRRLSGLQIAGVIAAHKLDDFSFADIDLIISTIPLNKEFKVPVIKISPLCTDEDIKFIQQEINGLIKKNRKQKNLRNNRLHDLIDADLIFCSLDLNSKEEIIKFLSREMLKRGIVKRGFESSVFERERLTSTEMGNGIALPHAEKKYINSSKVIIANLAKTVQWDERKVKLVFMVALKSKDEAETFFKKYLHIIDNDELLKKLKETNSKKQVKDIFLGSISGKNNDFFAEEV is encoded by the coding sequence TTGTTAATTGCTTTATTAGAATCTGATAAAGCGTTTACTACAGCTGAATTAGCAGAAAAGCTATCAGTTTCAGCCAGGACAATCCGGAGTGACCTAAAAAAATTACAGGATTGGATTAAAGAAAAAGAAAATATTGTTCTTTCCATAAAACCAGGGGTTGGGGTTAGTCTAGAAATATCTGAAGAAAAAAGAAAGAAACTTAAACAGAAATATTCTACGTATATGGATTATAGAGATCCTTATTCTCCTGAAAAAAGAAGACAGCTTATATTAAAATGGTTGCTTCAATCTGATGTTGATTATACAATTCAAAAATTAGCAGACAAATTATATTTAAGTAGAACTACTGTATATAAAGATTTAGATAAGGTTGAAGAGTGGTTAAATAAATATAATTTAAAGTTACAGCGAAAAAGGCGCTATGGCCTTAAGATTAAAGGTGAAGAAAAAAATTGGCGTAAGGCAGTAGCTGATTTACTCACTTTATTAAAGGGAAGTGAAGAACTAAAACATATACTGGGAGAAGATGATGAAATTTCTGAGATAGAAAATGAGAGTAGAATCGATATTAACACTTATCAAGATCTTAAATTATTATTTTCAGAAATAGATTTTAAAAAAATTGAAGATATATTAATTGAAGCTGAAAAAGAAGCAGATTTTTTATTTACCGATGAAACCTTAATTGGTTTAATTGTCCACCTTGCTATTAGTTTAGAACGCCTGCAGCAAGATAAAGATATCGAAATGGGAGAAAAGCAGCTGAACAAGCTGAAGAAAAAAGAAGAATTTAAAATAGCTAAATTTATTGCTAAAAAACTTGAAGATAAGTTTTCAATTTCTATTCCTGAAGCAGAGATAGCCTATATTTCTCTTCATATTCTGGGAGCAAAATATCAACAAAATATTAAACAAGCTAGATTAGAAGATATAGTAGAAGAAAGCAATTCGTCAATTGTCAAGATGTCTAAGGAAATCATAGATACTGCTGGCAAGGTTTTAGAAGTAGATTTAAGTAGAGATAGAGAAGTTTTGATTGGCTTAATTTTACACTTTAGAGCTGTTTTGAATAGACTGCAGTATGGTTTGAGTTTGAGGAATCCAATTTTAGAAGAAATCAAAGATAATTATCCAGATGTATTTGCAGCAGCCTGGAGCAGCAGTATAATATATGAAAAACACTTTAATATTCAAGTCAGTGAAGAAGAAATTGGTTATATAGCTCTTCATTTAGGAGCAGCATTAGAAAGATTAAATAAAAGCCGCAAGGTTTTAGTTGTTTGTGGTAGTGGGGGTGGGACAGCTCAACTTTTAGCAGAAAGACTAAAGAGGAGATTATCTGGACTTCAGATAGCGGGAGTGATAGCTGCTCATAAATTAGATGATTTTTCTTTTGCAGATATAGATCTTATAATCAGCACTATTCCATTGAATAAAGAATTTAAAGTTCCGGTAATAAAAATTAGTCCTCTTTGTACAGATGAGGATATCAAATTTATTCAGCAAGAAATAAATGGTTTAATTAAAAAAAATAGAAAACAAAAAAATCTTAGAAATAACAGGCTACATGATTTAATAGATGCAGACCTGATATTTTGTAGTTTAGATTTAAATTCTAAAGAAGAAATAATAAAATTTCTGAGCAGAGAAATGTTAAAGAGAGGAATTGTTAAAAGGGGATTCGAAAGTTCTGTTTTTGAGAGAGAAAGATTAACATCTACAGAGATGGGAAATGGAATAGCACTTCCCCATGCAGAAAAAAAGTATATTAATTCTTCTAAAGTGATAATTGCCAATTTAGCTAAAACAGTTCAGTGGGATGAGAGAAAAGTAAAACTTGTTTTTATGGTAGCTCTCAAATCAAAAGACGAAGCAGAGACATTTTTCAAAAAATATCTTCATATTATAGATAATGATGAACTGTTAAAAAAATTAAAGGAAACTAACTCTAAAAAACAGGTTAAAGATATATTTTTAGGAAGCATTTCTGGGAAAAACAATGATTTTTTTGCTGAGGAGGTATAA
- a CDS encoding sigma 54-interacting transcriptional regulator, whose product MSEKNEIDGITAQEIAEKADISRSNASRYLNQLVKENKIIKNSGRPVIYKKKRKISTDPINTKIKSLEDVIGAQESLKIPVQQAKAAILYPPKGLHTLILGETGVGKSMFAKLMYNFSISEEVLEADAPFIQFNCADYADNPQLLMGQLFGVKKGAYTGADKDKVGLLKKADGGIIFLDEVHRLPPQGQEMLFTFIDNGFFKPLGETSQKIKADLKIIAATTEAPGSYLLQTFQRRIPMVIELPNLEARTLNERYKLIEEFIKNEVQRVTKDIYIYKNALKSFLLYDCPNNIGQLKSDIQLACAKAFLNYKAREDSKCDILKIGQEELPYHVKKGIMNLPENREKINDLIADKGNLISFSSNQSGDLETVDKEEIPDSDKDYYFYDNIEEKINSLEKSGMNRDEISEILNIDIEKHFQKYIGNISKNFKKSKINKIVGEDIVNIVDRIFTLARSRLNRDYDEKIYYGLALHLKRSIARIKGGEKIYHPKLNEIRINYSKEFITAMEIASLIDQEFSVETPLDEIGYLTMFLTERPYNFHGEEEVKKVGIIVVMHGSSTASSIAEVANNLIGENHAVAIDMPLEMNPQEAYKKTKNKAQKIANGSGIILMVDMGSLNSFAEMINNETGINAKTITMSSTPQVLEACRKAVLGESIEDIINSVQKIGAESYQQEFEVSSEEELESEDRSDKNFALVTACFTGDGAAVQIKEILEKEIESSLDIKVINLNLLDQEEFETNIERLKESFKIISIITTINKKIDNIPSFSASDIIIDDGIDKIKNIIEKEEMYHKIKVSIDKHLKNLDSFVIVEDIRDLIKETKNNFNKTLDSGVEIGILMHMVYMVDNLLTGGRTVKFDNLAEYKQANKEKFKEIKNIIKKLERKYKIKITEDEYAYILEMFKNN is encoded by the coding sequence TTGTCAGAAAAAAATGAAATCGATGGAATAACAGCTCAAGAAATCGCAGAGAAAGCAGATATTTCACGCTCTAATGCAAGTCGTTATTTAAATCAATTAGTTAAAGAAAACAAAATAATTAAAAATAGTGGAAGACCTGTAATTTATAAAAAGAAAAGAAAAATTAGTACTGACCCTATAAATACAAAAATAAAAAGTTTAGAAGATGTAATTGGTGCTCAAGAAAGTTTGAAAATTCCTGTACAGCAGGCAAAGGCAGCAATATTATATCCACCTAAAGGACTCCATACATTAATATTAGGTGAAACAGGTGTAGGAAAATCAATGTTTGCAAAGCTAATGTATAATTTTTCCATCAGCGAAGAAGTGTTAGAAGCAGATGCTCCTTTTATTCAGTTTAATTGTGCAGATTATGCAGATAACCCTCAACTTTTAATGGGTCAGCTCTTTGGAGTAAAAAAAGGTGCTTATACTGGAGCAGATAAAGACAAAGTTGGTTTGCTAAAAAAAGCAGATGGGGGAATTATATTTTTAGATGAGGTACATCGGCTACCTCCTCAGGGCCAGGAAATGCTTTTTACCTTTATTGATAATGGTTTTTTCAAACCATTAGGAGAAACCAGTCAAAAGATAAAAGCAGATTTAAAAATTATAGCTGCCACTACGGAAGCACCGGGCTCCTATTTACTGCAGACATTTCAGCGTAGAATTCCAATGGTTATTGAACTACCGAATTTAGAAGCAAGAACACTTAATGAAAGATATAAATTAATCGAAGAATTTATAAAAAATGAAGTACAGCGGGTCACAAAAGATATTTATATTTATAAAAATGCCTTAAAGTCTTTTCTGCTTTATGACTGTCCAAATAATATTGGTCAGTTAAAAAGTGATATTCAGCTAGCCTGTGCAAAAGCCTTTTTAAATTATAAGGCCAGAGAAGACAGTAAATGTGATATTTTAAAAATTGGTCAGGAAGAACTTCCCTATCATGTCAAAAAAGGCATAATGAATCTACCAGAAAACAGGGAAAAAATCAATGATTTAATCGCTGATAAAGGGAATTTAATTTCTTTTAGCAGCAATCAGAGCGGAGATCTTGAGACTGTTGATAAAGAAGAGATACCTGATAGTGATAAAGATTATTATTTTTATGATAATATTGAAGAAAAAATAAATTCTTTAGAAAAAAGCGGGATGAACAGAGATGAAATCAGTGAGATTTTGAATATAGATATAGAAAAACATTTTCAAAAATATATAGGTAATATCTCTAAAAATTTTAAGAAAAGCAAGATCAATAAAATTGTTGGCGAAGATATTGTAAATATTGTTGACAGAATTTTTACTCTTGCCAGAAGCAGATTAAATAGAGATTATGATGAAAAAATATATTATGGTCTGGCCCTTCACTTAAAAAGAAGTATAGCCAGGATCAAAGGTGGAGAAAAAATATACCACCCTAAACTAAATGAGATTAGGATTAATTATTCTAAAGAATTTATTACAGCTATGGAGATAGCCTCTCTAATAGATCAGGAATTTTCAGTAGAGACTCCTCTTGATGAGATCGGTTATTTAACCATGTTTTTAACAGAAAGACCATATAATTTTCATGGAGAAGAAGAGGTTAAAAAAGTAGGAATCATAGTTGTTATGCACGGCAGTTCAACTGCAAGCAGTATTGCTGAAGTAGCTAATAATTTAATCGGAGAAAACCATGCTGTTGCAATAGATATGCCTTTAGAAATGAATCCTCAGGAAGCTTATAAAAAAACTAAAAACAAAGCCCAAAAAATTGCTAATGGCAGTGGGATTATTTTGATGGTAGATATGGGTTCTTTAAATAGCTTTGCAGAAATGATTAATAATGAAACAGGTATAAATGCTAAAACAATTACTATGAGTAGTACCCCACAGGTTTTAGAAGCCTGCAGAAAAGCAGTATTGGGAGAGAGTATAGAAGACATAATCAATTCTGTACAAAAAATTGGTGCAGAAAGCTATCAACAAGAATTTGAGGTATCATCTGAAGAAGAGCTAGAGTCTGAAGACAGATCTGATAAAAACTTTGCCCTTGTAACAGCCTGTTTTACAGGAGATGGAGCAGCAGTGCAGATCAAAGAAATATTGGAAAAAGAAATAGAAAGCTCACTGGATATCAAGGTTATTAATTTAAACCTACTTGATCAGGAAGAGTTCGAAACAAATATCGAAAGGTTAAAAGAGAGTTTTAAAATAATATCCATTATAACAACTATCAATAAAAAAATCGATAATATTCCTTCTTTTTCAGCTTCAGATATAATTATAGATGATGGAATTGATAAAATAAAAAATATTATTGAAAAAGAAGAGATGTACCATAAAATAAAGGTATCAATAGATAAGCATCTAAAGAATCTGGATAGTTTTGTGATTGTGGAAGATATTAGAGATCTTATTAAAGAAACTAAAAATAATTTTAATAAAACTCTTGATTCTGGTGTTGAAATTGGAATTCTAATGCATATGGTTTATATGGTTGATAATCTACTTACTGGAGGTAGAACAGTTAAATTTGATAACTTAGCAGAGTATAAACAAGCAAATAAAGAGAAGTTCAAGGAAATCAAAAATATAATTAAAAAATTAGAAAGAAAATATAAAATTAAGATAACTGAAGATGAATATGCATATATACTTGAAATGTTTAAAAATAACTAA
- a CDS encoding PTS sugar transporter subunit IIB translates to MKKKVLIVCGTGIATSTVVNEKIKTLAKKAGVKVDINQAKVTEAKSEIENSNYDFLVTTTSFSYKVDLPVINATAMISGIGEEEVEEKIIAKLKE, encoded by the coding sequence ATGAAAAAAAAGGTTTTGATAGTTTGTGGTACAGGGATTGCAACGTCAACAGTAGTAAACGAAAAAATAAAAACTTTAGCTAAAAAAGCGGGAGTAAAAGTAGATATTAATCAGGCGAAAGTAACAGAGGCTAAAAGCGAAATAGAAAACAGTAATTATGATTTTTTAGTTACTACAACTAGTTTTTCCTATAAAGTTGATCTTCCGGTAATCAATGCAACTGCTATGATAAGTGGTATAGGTGAAGAAGAAGTAGAAGAAAAGATTATAGCTAAACTCAAAGAATAA
- a CDS encoding 2-phosphosulfolactate phosphatase: MKIDIYQFIEGAKKAEGLAVIIDVFRAFSTSAYLLANGAQAIYTVSEVDTARNLAKQLENNVLVGERNGIKLPGFDYGNSPYLVSSQNFKEKNIILTTSAGTKGIINADQAEEIITGSFVNVSAVADYINQKNFKKISLVAMGVNAEKTAEEDMALAHYLKNKLEGKENLNQKQLREKLYSPAGDKFFNSNTQSDMPEEDFNYCLNIDRFDFVIKAEKFDNDIYRLKKVEL; the protein is encoded by the coding sequence ATGAAGATTGATATATATCAATTTATAGAAGGCGCAAAAAAAGCAGAGGGGTTGGCGGTAATAATTGATGTGTTTAGAGCTTTTTCCACATCTGCTTATCTTTTGGCAAATGGTGCTCAGGCAATTTATACAGTTTCAGAAGTAGATACGGCTAGAAATCTAGCGAAACAGCTTGAAAATAATGTTTTAGTAGGAGAAAGAAATGGAATAAAATTACCTGGCTTTGATTATGGGAACTCTCCTTATTTAGTTTCCAGTCAAAACTTCAAGGAGAAAAACATAATTTTAACCACAAGTGCAGGGACAAAAGGGATAATTAATGCTGATCAGGCTGAAGAGATTATAACAGGTAGTTTTGTTAATGTATCAGCTGTAGCTGATTATATTAACCAGAAAAATTTTAAAAAAATTTCTCTGGTTGCCATGGGGGTTAATGCAGAAAAAACTGCAGAAGAAGATATGGCACTGGCCCACTATTTGAAAAACAAATTAGAGGGCAAAGAAAATCTCAATCAGAAACAATTAAGAGAAAAACTTTACAGTCCTGCCGGTGACAAATTCTTTAATAGCAACACCCAATCAGATATGCCAGAAGAGGATTTTAATTATTGTCTCAACATTGATAGATTTGATTTTGTTATTAAAGCGGAAAAGTTTGATAATGATATTTATCGCCTAAAAAAAGTTGAGCTATAA
- a CDS encoding PTS galactitol transporter subunit IIC has protein sequence MIEALEILAGFFEILTDLGASVMLPIVIFILGIIFGQKIGKAFHSGLLIGVGFVGINLILDLLVGNLGPAAEAMVERFGIELGIIDVGWPASAAIAFGSQVGALIIPVALGVNIIMILFKLTKTVNVDIWNFWHFAFTGALVARLTDSLVWGLIAAAVNAAVVLVLADWTAPMVQDFYDLPNISLPHGFSAAFVPIAIPLNNLIDKIPGLKEIDADPETIQNKFGIFGQPVILGLILGLVLGVLAGYGAQEVLNLGVTMAAVMLLFPRMVKILMEGLTPLSEAAKKFMKEKFEEREIYIGLDSAIAIGHASAISTALVLVPITILLAVILPGNSVLPFGDLASLPFLVVMIIPITKGNIFRSTLIGTIVIAVGLYISTALAELHTAAAQAANFEFPEGAAMISSLIDGANPLTWILVRATGLGAWAIGLLGVLTLVAGYYVFKNYSARDDLA, from the coding sequence ATGATTGAAGCATTAGAGATATTAGCAGGATTTTTCGAGATTTTAACAGATCTTGGCGCAAGTGTGATGCTACCCATAGTAATATTTATCTTAGGAATTATATTTGGTCAAAAAATTGGCAAGGCTTTTCATTCTGGTTTATTAATTGGAGTAGGTTTTGTAGGTATCAATCTAATTTTAGATCTTTTGGTAGGCAACTTAGGGCCTGCAGCCGAAGCAATGGTAGAAAGATTTGGAATTGAATTGGGAATTATAGATGTTGGTTGGCCTGCTTCTGCAGCTATTGCTTTTGGAAGCCAGGTTGGGGCATTAATTATACCCGTAGCTTTGGGTGTCAATATAATTATGATCTTATTTAAATTAACGAAGACAGTAAATGTAGACATCTGGAATTTTTGGCATTTTGCATTTACCGGTGCTTTAGTTGCCAGATTAACTGATAGCTTAGTTTGGGGTTTAATTGCTGCTGCAGTTAATGCGGCTGTTGTACTAGTACTTGCAGATTGGACTGCACCAATGGTTCAGGACTTTTATGATCTCCCGAATATCTCGTTACCCCATGGTTTTTCTGCAGCTTTTGTACCTATTGCAATACCACTTAATAATTTGATAGATAAAATACCTGGGTTGAAAGAAATAGATGCAGACCCAGAAACAATTCAGAATAAGTTTGGAATATTTGGTCAACCTGTAATTTTAGGTTTAATTTTGGGTTTAGTATTAGGAGTACTTGCCGGATATGGAGCACAAGAAGTTCTTAACTTGGGAGTTACAATGGCAGCAGTAATGCTCCTATTCCCAAGGATGGTTAAAATTTTAATGGAAGGTTTAACTCCGCTTTCTGAAGCAGCTAAAAAGTTTATGAAAGAAAAGTTTGAAGAACGTGAAATCTATATAGGACTTGATTCTGCGATAGCTATTGGTCATGCTTCAGCAATATCGACAGCACTAGTTTTAGTCCCAATAACTATTTTGCTGGCAGTTATTTTGCCAGGAAATTCTGTTCTTCCATTCGGAGACCTAGCTTCACTACCGTTTCTTGTAGTAATGATCATACCAATTACTAAAGGTAATATTTTCCGTTCCACTTTAATCGGTACTATTGTAATAGCGGTGGGTTTATATATTTCTACTGCTTTGGCAGAATTACACACAGCAGCAGCTCAGGCTGCAAACTTTGAATTCCCAGAAGGTGCTGCAATGATTTCTAGCTTAATTGATGGAGCCAATCCTTTAACCTGGATTTTGGTTAGAGCGACTGGTTTAGGGGCCTGGGCAATTGGTTTACTTGGAGTACTAACTCTGGTAGCTGGATATTATGTATTTAAAAATTACAGTGCTAGAGATGATCTTGCTTAA
- a CDS encoding HPr family phosphocarrier protein, whose product MRVLEIKLENKSGLHARPASQFVSECQSFEAKIEVEKEGQTVNGKSIMSLMTLGASYGDSIKVKAEGKDEEIAVKKLKNLIKTFK is encoded by the coding sequence TTGAGAGTTCTTGAAATTAAACTTGAAAACAAATCAGGTCTTCATGCAAGACCAGCATCACAGTTCGTATCAGAATGTCAGAGTTTTGAAGCAAAGATCGAAGTAGAAAAAGAAGGTCAAACTGTAAATGGAAAAAGTATAATGTCATTGATGACTCTGGGAGCTTCTTATGGTGATTCCATAAAAGTAAAAGCAGAGGGAAAAGATGAAGAAATAGCAGTAAAAAAACTAAAAAATTTAATTAAAACTTTTAAATAA
- a CDS encoding P-II family nitrogen regulator: MKKIEAYIRPEKLNDLIDILESLGLKELSLSEIKNYNFKQIDPRTDYFDIDKLKRKIKVELIINYNEVDKFVDAIKKAANTGNFGDGKIFVYDIENAVRIRTGEEGVKAL; encoded by the coding sequence ATGAAAAAGATTGAAGCATATATTCGTCCTGAAAAGTTAAATGATTTGATTGATATTTTAGAATCATTGGGACTTAAAGAGCTTAGCTTAAGTGAAATAAAAAATTATAATTTCAAACAGATAGACCCCAGAACTGATTATTTTGACATTGATAAATTGAAGAGAAAAATCAAGGTTGAGTTAATTATTAACTATAATGAAGTTGATAAATTTGTGGATGCAATTAAAAAAGCTGCTAATACTGGTAATTTTGGTGATGGGAAAATTTTTGTCTATGATATAGAAAATGCAGTTAGAATTAGAACTGGAGAAGAAGGAGTAAAAGCCCTCTAA
- a CDS encoding PTS sugar transporter subunit IIB — protein sequence MKILLVCNAGMSTSLLVEKMKEAAENRELDILINAVSCGKFEDSFEEYDVVLLGPQIKYKEKSMRKIAEAKGTALDVVDSAAYGMVDGEKALDQAIQLVKQ from the coding sequence ATGAAAATTTTATTGGTCTGTAATGCCGGAATGAGCACAAGTTTATTGGTGGAAAAAATGAAAGAAGCTGCTGAAAACAGAGAGTTAGATATTTTAATTAATGCAGTCTCATGTGGAAAGTTCGAAGACAGTTTTGAAGAATATGATGTTGTTTTATTAGGACCTCAAATAAAATATAAAGAAAAATCTATGCGAAAGATTGCAGAAGCAAAAGGAACAGCTCTGGATGTTGTTGACTCTGCCGCTTATGGAATGGTTGATGGAGAAAAAGCACTGGATCAGGCAATACAACTTGTAAAGCAATAA